CAAGCGAGTTCCCCTTCGCTCGGCATTTAGCTACAACTACTTCCCATAAACAACGAGTGATGTTCGGAAGCGACCGGGCACTTTCATAAAGAGGCGCGTGATGTTTCAGAGGCTCCTTGCAGCACCAGCAATTCTTGTGGCGACTTTCGCGGTGTTTCTTGCCGCTGCGATGCCTGCGCATTCCCAGGGGCAGAAGTACCGCATTCCCCTGAAGAAGGCGCGGCTTCCCGTGGGCATGGTGCAGGGCCGCGTGACCGATCGCACCGGGGCACCCATCAACGCCGTCGTTTCCATCGAGGAAACCGAGGGCAACCCGCCCAAGAGCGTGGCCGTGCCGCTCGACAACAAGACCGGCAACTTCAAGATCAAGCTCGCGCCGGGTCAGTACAAGCTCACCGCGCAGGCGGAGGGGTATGTCGGCGTCGCGCTCAATGTCGAGGTGCGCGACAAGTTCCGCGCCAAGGTCCCCATCAAACTTCAGAAGGCCAAGCCCACCCCGGAGGAAGCGACCACCGAGAGCGCGCCCGAGAGCGTGGCCGTGCGCTATGACCGCGATGGCAACCTGGGCGAAGAGCTCGAAGAGGACAACATCCGCAAAATCGAGCTGGAAGAAGCCCTCCGTTATGCCGCCGGCGAAACCGCTGTGCCGGCCGACGGAGAGGCACTGCTGACAAAGCTCGCCAACCTGATGAAGCGCGACGAGACGCTGGTGCGCCTGGTCGTCACGGGGCACTCCCACA
This genomic interval from Chrysiogenia bacterium contains the following:
- a CDS encoding OmpA family protein; the encoded protein is MFQRLLAAPAILVATFAVFLAAAMPAHSQGQKYRIPLKKARLPVGMVQGRVTDRTGAPINAVVSIEETEGNPPKSVAVPLDNKTGNFKIKLAPGQYKLTAQAEGYVGVALNVEVRDKFRAKVPIKLQKAKPTPEEATTESAPESVAVRYDRDGNLGEELEEDNIRKIELEEALRYAAGETAVPADGEALLTKLANLMKRDETLVRLVVTGHSHKLGDKGLEKRRSERRAVYAKNFLVKAGVDPARLRVQAKGADDTVASGDDEEARALNDRVNFELWKLKE